The Natrinema saccharevitans genome includes the window CGCTCTTTCGCCCGTCGACCGCCGGCGAGTCGGGTTCCGAGCTCGAGCCCTCGGTGGAGTGAGGGCCGTCGTCCGCGTCGTGGCTCATGTCGGGACACCTCGACTGACGGAGGCGGCGCGCGTCGGGCGGGTCATACGGGAGCCACCACGTCGGGCGTAATAAGAAGTGACGTCAGTCGGGTTCGATGACGGTCCGGCTATCAGACGCGAGCGATCGGGGCGGGGCCGCCGGTGGCCGATCAGTCCTGCGATTCCTCGGCCGGCGCGGCCGCCTCGAGGATCACCCGCGAGATCCGCGTTCCGTCCACTTCCTCGACGATGGCCTCGTAGCCGTCAGCCGCGACCGAGTCGCCGACCTCCGGCGCGCGGCCGAGGCGGCTCAGGACCAGGCCGCCGACGGTGTCGAACGCCTCGCCCTCGAGAGCAGTGTCCAGCGTCTCGTTGACCGTCTCGAGCGTGACGCCGCCGTCGACGGCGTAACGGCCGTCGGGGAGTTCGTCGATCGACGCCTCCGCGTCGGGGGCGTCGAACTCGTCGCGGATGTCGCCGATGACTTCCTCGATGACGTCCTCGATCGTCAGGATCCCCTCGAAGGCACCCCACTCGTCGATGACGACGGCCAACTGGGCGTCCTGCCGGCGAAACTCCGCGAGGATGCCGTCGATTCGGCGCGTTTCGGGGACGATGATCGCGTCCCGCACGAGGTCGCGCGCGGTCGGTTCGTCCGCTGGGGCGTCCTCCCCGTCGGCGGCTTCGATGGCCTGGAGGACGTCTTTGGCGTGGACGAATCCGATGACCGGGTCGTCGGCGTCTTCGTCGACGACGGGGTAGCGGGTGTAGTTGCCGTCCGCGGCGACTCCGCGGAGTTCCGAGAGGGGCATGTCGGCGGAGACGGTGGCGACGTCCGGACGGGGGATCATCACCTCGCGAGCGACGGTGTCGCCGAGGTCGAACACCGCCTCGATCATCTCGACCTCGTCGGTGTCGACGACGCCCTGCTCGCCCGACTTGGCGACGATCCGCAGGATCTCTTCCTCGCTGTGGCTTTCATCGCGCTCCGAGGCCGGCGCGACGCCGAGCAGGCGCGTGAAGAAGTTCGCCGTCCCGTTGAACACGATGATCCCCGGAATGAAGACGTAGTAGAAGAACTTCATCGGCGCGGCGACGAGCAGGGCGATGCGCTCGGCGTCGGCGATGGCCAGCGTCTTCGGCGCGAGTTCCCCGAAGACGACGTGCAGGAAGGTGATAACGCTGAACCCGATCGCGATCGAGACGAGATGCAACGTTCCGGCCGGCAGGACCGGTCCCAGCACGGGCTCGAGCAGCGAGGCGATCGCGGGTTCGCCGACCCACCCGAGTCCCAGCGAGGCGATCGTGATGCCCAGCTGGGTCGTCGCGAGGTAGTCGTCGAGGTTCTCCTCGGCCTCCTGCAGGAGTTTCGCCGACCGGCGTCCCTCGTCGACGAGGGTTTGGATCTGGGTCGGTCGGATCCGGACGTAGGCGAACTCGGCCGCGACGAAGAAGCCGTTCAGGAAGACCAGAAAGAGAGCGAAGAGGAGCCGCCCGACCGAGAAGGCGAGGTCTACCATCGGTTCCACCCGGGCGATCCCGAGCGGCCCAGTGCCGTCGTCGTCGAACTGCCGCTGAATACCACCATACGGGCACTTGGCACAGGACTATCAAAACCGTGGCGCTACGGGCGAGACGGGCCCGCTGCTCGAGACCGCTCGGCCGCTGCCGGGCCGGATCGACCGTCGGTCGCGTCCCGGAGCGGCTAACTGCTCGGAGTCCCAACGCCGCCCATGAACGTCGCGATCGTCACCGTCGGTGACGAGATCCTCGCGGGGTCGACGACCAACACCAACGCGTCGTGGCTGGCCGAGCGGATCACAGAACGGGGCAGCAGCGTCGAGCGCATCCTGACGATCCCCGACGACCGCGATCTGATCGCCGACTCCGTCGCTCGCTGGAGCGAGGCGTTCGACGCCGTGATCGTCACCGGCGGCATCGGCGGCACACCAGACGACGTGACCGTCGAGGCCGTCGCCGACGGCCTGAATCGGGCGTTCGTCGTCCACGGCGAGATCCGCGAGCGACTGGTCGAGAAGGCCGCCGCGTTCCGGGACGAGAACCCCGACCTGGTCGACGAGTACGACCTCCAGCTCGATATCGATGCCGCGGCTTCGATCCCCGAGGGCGCGACGCCGATCGTCGTCGACGAGGGGTGGGCCCCCGGCTGTATCGTCGAGAACGTCTACGTCTTCGCGGGCATCCCCGACGAGATGCAGGCCATGTTCGAGGCCGTTGCCGACGAGTTCCAGGGCGACGCCGTCGCCCGGACGATCTATACTCCGGCTCCCGAGGGGTCGCTCCACGACGCCCTCGAGGGCGTCGCCGAGCGGTTCGACGTCGCGGTCGGCAGCTACCCCCGCAGCGAGCATCGACCGGGTCGACTTCGCGTCTCGAGTACCGATCCCGAGACGGTCGACGCGGCCGTCGAGTGGCTGTGCGAGCGCGTCGAGACGACGGAGCCGCCGTCCGAACACGAGTGACGGGCCGTCGGGAGCGCCCTCGACGCCCGGTCAGTTCGCCCGCCGGTCCTCGAGGATTCGGACGGCGACCGCGGTGAG containing:
- a CDS encoding hemolysin family protein, whose translation is MVDLAFSVGRLLFALFLVFLNGFFVAAEFAYVRIRPTQIQTLVDEGRRSAKLLQEAEENLDDYLATTQLGITIASLGLGWVGEPAIASLLEPVLGPVLPAGTLHLVSIAIGFSVITFLHVVFGELAPKTLAIADAERIALLVAAPMKFFYYVFIPGIIVFNGTANFFTRLLGVAPASERDESHSEEEILRIVAKSGEQGVVDTDEVEMIEAVFDLGDTVAREVMIPRPDVATVSADMPLSELRGVAADGNYTRYPVVDEDADDPVIGFVHAKDVLQAIEAADGEDAPADEPTARDLVRDAIIVPETRRIDGILAEFRRQDAQLAVVIDEWGAFEGILTIEDVIEEVIGDIRDEFDAPDAEASIDELPDGRYAVDGGVTLETVNETLDTALEGEAFDTVGGLVLSRLGRAPEVGDSVAADGYEAIVEEVDGTRISRVILEAAAPAEESQD
- a CDS encoding competence/damage-inducible protein A, encoding MNVAIVTVGDEILAGSTTNTNASWLAERITERGSSVERILTIPDDRDLIADSVARWSEAFDAVIVTGGIGGTPDDVTVEAVADGLNRAFVVHGEIRERLVEKAAAFRDENPDLVDEYDLQLDIDAAASIPEGATPIVVDEGWAPGCIVENVYVFAGIPDEMQAMFEAVADEFQGDAVARTIYTPAPEGSLHDALEGVAERFDVAVGSYPRSEHRPGRLRVSSTDPETVDAAVEWLCERVETTEPPSEHE